A single genomic interval of Penaeus chinensis breed Huanghai No. 1 chromosome 23, ASM1920278v2, whole genome shotgun sequence harbors:
- the LOC125037402 gene encoding bifunctional coenzyme A synthase-like encodes MSSMTGLLILTQPVRKIIPRLSQTLKAASQHVNKTLYIHLDPLARKRSPELPQRLSLYSRLITTIYSESSSQCRGMEVRVLMAGFKHLSDVPQKVNAKVDLVLLDQMGEETELLDLKQRYENYLLGNKDKLVFLCKGPCSGPEELDEAVAADRDVNAAANKVFESVVVGGTFDHIHAGHKILLAEGLLRCSRKFTAGIAEGPLLKNKTLSELIAPCQDRIEAVKELVTDLDPTLDYHIVEITDPMGPTRWDPDMDMIVVSEETKKGIDIINSARKESELKPLEGYIISLVEDKDRKSAEEEGKVSSSSQRMRLLGTVIRPLTPNLDIPSHPHVIGLTGGSASGKSSVAKRFQKLGAGIVDCDKLGHEAYKKGTDCYNKLIQEFGKDIVASDGEINRRALGPKVFNNKDALEKLNSIVWPEIARLAKEQTTDLGGKGHDVVILDAAVLLEAKWEMFCHQVWVCIIKREEAIKRIVERDARTQEEAERRIDSQLSNKERVSRANVVFCTQWAEEYTQGQVERAWKDLQTMLRGKEETSKAQL; translated from the exons ATGAGTTCCATGACAGGGTTGCTTATCCTGACACAGCCGGTGCGGAAAATTATCCCAAGATTATCGCAG ACTCTGAAAGCTGCATCTCAGCATGTCAACAAAACCCTTTACATCCATCTGGATCCACTTGCAAGAAAAAGGTCACCAGAATTACCGCAGCGCCTCTCTTTATACAGCCGTCTCATCACCACTATTTATTCAGAGTCTTCGTCACAGTGCCGAGGCATGGAGGTCCGCGTTCTCATGGCAGGCTTCAAGCACCTATCTGATGTTCCACAGAAAGTAAATGCCAAAGTTGACCTAGTGCTTCTTGACCAGATGGGAGAGGAGACTGAACTGTTGGACCTGAAGCAGAGGTATGAAAACTACCTTCTCGGTAACAAGGACAAATTGGTGTTTCTGTGCAAAGGACCTTGCAGTGGACCAGAGGAATTGGACGAGGCTGTGGCTGCAGATAGAGATGTTAACGCAGCTGCCAATAAAGTTTTTGAAAGTGTAGTCGTGGGAGGGACGTTTGATCACATCCATGCTGGACACAAGATCCTCCTTGCAGAAGGCCTCCTGCGATGTAGCAGGAAGTTTACGGCCGGCATAGCTGAAGGACCACTTCTCAAGAACAAAACTTTGTCAGAGTTGATAGCTCCGTGCCAAGATAGAATTGAGGCTGTGAAAGAACTTGTGACAGATTTAGACCCTACGCTTGATTACCATATTGTTGAGATCACAGATCCAATGGGACCCACCAGATGGGATCCCGACATGGATATGATTGTGGTGAGCGAGGAAACCAAAAAGGGTATAGACATCATCAACAGCGCACGTAAAGAAAGTGAACTAAAACCTTTAGAGGGTTATATCATCAGCTTGGTGGAAGACAAGGATCGGAAATCAgctgaagaagagggaaaggttaGTTCTAGTTCACAAAGGATGAGGCTCCTTGGAACTGTCATTCGGCCGTTGACCCCAAATCTTGATATTCCAAGCCATCCGCATGTCATTGGCCTAACTGGAGGTTCTGCGAGTGGTAAATCCAGTGTTGCAAAACGCTTTCAGAAACTCGGTGCTGGTATTGTTGACTGTGATAAATTAGGACACGAAGCCTACAAGAAAGGGACAGACTGTTACAACAAGCTCATTCAAGAATTTGGGAAAGACATAGTAGCCAGTGATGGGGAAATCAATCGCAGGGCTCTGGGACCAAAGGTATTCAATAATAAAGATGCACTTGAGAAACTGAACAGCATTGTATGGCCTGAGATTGCCAGACTCGCCAAGGAACAGACCACAGACCTAGGAGGAAAAGGCCATGATGTGGTAATCCTTGATGCTGCTGTTCTTCTGGAGGCAAAGTGGGAAATGTTCTGCCATCAG GTTTGGGTGTGCATCATCAAGAGAGAAGAAGCAATCAAACGCATTGTGGAGCGTGACGCAAGGACGCAGGAGGAGGCAGAAAGAAGGATCGACAGCCAGCTCTCCAACAAGGAAAGGGTGTCTCGAGCCAATGTCGTCTTTTGCACGCAGTGGGCAGAAGAGTATACGCAAGGCCAGGTGGAGAGAGCATGGAAAGACCTCCAAACCAtgctgagagggaaagaggagactaGTAAAGCACAGCTCTAG